In the genome of Phycisphaerae bacterium RAS1, one region contains:
- the wapA_20 gene encoding tRNA3(Ser)-specific nuclease WapA precursor: MPAANIARLAAHSALLLSLTTGLAARPTAAQQCLPTCQEETTHDPSCGRPHPVEECLHLVIEPMEVSLSPAIATACVGDTVTITATWLDGDSCHTCDDPDWCYPPNDPRYFCCSDDIQCRTMEGVTYKWSIQSDGTFECCKFTSANPHIDTIQITGTQSSRVVVQCTINDLPCDECSGAFDDPPERLYAVIDFGCALPPNITFDTDELCPDGRSTTTASVLFSNCPGAYSIDWSIKGDAVFDPPNPDGFATATIRAGVHGGLVEVEAVRTDTLACVARGVLTVGCASCASGECGPGQGTASLAEQPTLAFPMGKSWSEQSAGRLYVDLDELSRSSPLSLRFSGSTGSVSNERHAVYDPAGILRQVKTRECLADIRFGGNPAAPSAAHAGYEIWFFRPPASGVWPDANQDGIYDVASATPFAKWRVDSGDPPESAVVRVARIDGDTKYEFSNSVGAAAWTLATYEADELLRTDTLSPELDGSLQRESRDAAGRLLKRTKTYYGTYGWLERREYTDETQFQTWFREYESAPQQPWLLKVERVPNGAWTFYTYDADSRVLWQGGPSSGYPSCPTVPNTSQGRWTHYSYDQLSGDSGDDDNMPRTTSTYVDGTWIAKTYQYTQLAGTELTFIREECLSESASVSSPTNLTTRTTYRDYGNRVLKSLAFPDGRVDRHEYDTPDWALKHVWHLYASGGSELAADGKSTVEAITRDDNGRTTLTQLWLAPLFGTQLTNELSSTSYDYDSVTGRLTDVAHSNGTHANTVWSGCCGTRTHTSELGLKETTEHDIFGRQVLHRLHGYDGTPDVDTVFDYSQFVDGFSAVVTTRSGAVTNLTSLSTTDLSGRVKKHVSENGVTTDYFYDTLPAGGVAVTALRSDGSGEKTEYFADGRVHKVLSRNSDGSYRLDRQYEYGVEALPGTDCTYTREFDGPLGGTSPRWRTTYYDACGRVRREARPSADGSSAEIVTDYYYYTDNEGFGVGQGRAARGKLRRVVRPGQADLVYVYDELADVFRTGLDCDGVAGLQRASAHDRITETETKFDGDWRKTTTTQYLSSGSSDSTVIGIRRERVKNWLEPNLVRETEEVSVFGTGGTTIAKQYKVADAPVVNDVVDYPDAATNAVQVTENGLLKSTTSKSGVTQTFEYDDLRRRKSSADSRTNWATFTAYNGADVDAVYTTVDNQPGGTRLTDTVYEYDPTTKRLSATKQLDTSVQPAAYRYTRYEYASRGQVKRMWGDIPQPVEFSYDEFDQRTSLTTFRGDAAWSGATWPSGVSGDTTTWILDDASGVLLRKEYADGEGTDFTYLADGRLKIRTWARGVTTTYTYFGESGAPAGDGNELWKTDYSDATPDVTNVRDRAGRLLSSSQTGGPTHSFDYSAWPGIVKEVISGGPFTRDYVITRQTPENEFGKLNATKVGTTGDESADYSASYLYDASTGRMNRITGPGLPAQNGGAFYSYVAGSDLVGTLEVRDTNGTTVKQRTTRQYETPRDLIDYIENRWQPAGANVLVSKYDYVNDSLGRRTDVVHTGTAFSAGARSAWAYNDRHELVGQDRFANTTIGDSSNPVDEEFFDYDYDPIGSRETASKGQQTPAMVTYARNNLNQYVQIDSAQAAPRKNFTHDADGNLSGEWLTGDMNCDGVVDILDLNAFVLAILDPAAYAAQYPNCNLTSGDINGDGLVNVLDINPFNDLLGLKDAPTGLNIRYVWDGENRLIEARPADDAAIPSGTLRSFYRYDYAGQRIEKEVKTYDGSSWGTSPVTTRTRYVHDGWLLLLELDGLASNAIARKYTWGLDLAGLNGSENDRTSAGGIGGLLAMEQASGVQSGYSGGYLYCYDANGNVTQVLDADDGSSAVRYEYDPYGNRVNASASPELDQPFRFSTRPFDTETGFGSWPFRYYDPRTGRWLSRDPHHEHGGANLYRDVENSPTDLIDPLGLEAIEVEFNAFIPGRLGTWLPEPGGAFELAEGGVFFKTDERSFGGGASRLFTRVTIDSDSIGAAACKKSGPTIVTDTGTSHRKITRRLTTGYGHEWDTTYYEKKAVQTSSSSTFQGKCSTIVCVTAAASYPFSIVAPNIDYSICWRFTVAARNTVTVYVWGSHDKFPNYEALINRPASLGQYRYDTPGKGPGFSNLWLAGPVRFQGSGYSILVDNTPECCPE, from the coding sequence ATGCCCGCTGCGAACATTGCCCGCCTCGCGGCACATTCAGCTCTTTTGCTATCGCTCACGACTGGGCTCGCCGCGCGCCCAACGGCGGCGCAACAGTGCCTGCCGACTTGCCAGGAGGAAACCACGCACGATCCCTCCTGTGGTAGGCCGCACCCAGTGGAGGAGTGCCTCCACCTCGTGATCGAGCCGATGGAGGTCAGCCTCTCACCGGCCATCGCCACGGCATGTGTAGGGGATACCGTGACGATCACGGCTACATGGCTCGACGGTGATTCCTGCCACACGTGCGATGATCCCGATTGGTGTTACCCACCTAACGACCCAAGATATTTCTGCTGCAGCGACGATATCCAGTGCCGAACAATGGAAGGCGTCACCTATAAATGGTCGATACAGTCGGATGGCACTTTTGAGTGCTGCAAGTTCACCAGTGCAAATCCACACATTGACACAATACAAATCACGGGAACTCAGTCGTCGCGAGTTGTCGTTCAATGCACCATAAACGACCTTCCGTGCGATGAGTGCTCGGGCGCTTTTGACGATCCACCTGAGCGTCTCTATGCCGTGATCGACTTTGGCTGCGCATTACCGCCTAATATTACCTTCGACACGGATGAACTCTGCCCAGATGGACGCAGTACGACAACGGCAAGCGTGCTCTTCTCTAATTGTCCCGGCGCTTATTCTATCGACTGGTCCATCAAGGGCGACGCCGTCTTTGATCCACCGAATCCGGATGGATTTGCGACGGCGACCATTCGCGCGGGCGTGCATGGCGGCCTTGTCGAAGTTGAGGCAGTTCGTACGGACACGCTGGCTTGCGTCGCGCGCGGCGTGTTGACCGTCGGATGCGCATCGTGTGCTTCCGGGGAGTGCGGCCCGGGGCAGGGTACCGCCAGCCTGGCTGAGCAGCCTACCCTCGCGTTTCCGATGGGCAAGAGCTGGAGCGAGCAATCGGCGGGGCGCCTCTATGTGGATCTCGATGAACTCAGCCGGTCATCGCCTCTCTCCCTTCGTTTCAGCGGCTCCACTGGCTCGGTCTCGAACGAGCGGCATGCCGTGTATGATCCCGCGGGCATCCTCCGCCAAGTCAAGACTCGCGAATGCCTCGCGGACATTCGTTTCGGCGGCAACCCAGCCGCACCGAGCGCCGCCCATGCCGGTTACGAGATTTGGTTCTTCCGCCCTCCCGCCAGCGGCGTATGGCCGGATGCCAACCAGGATGGCATCTATGATGTCGCATCGGCCACGCCGTTCGCAAAGTGGCGCGTTGATAGCGGTGATCCGCCTGAATCCGCCGTTGTCCGCGTAGCTCGAATAGACGGGGATACCAAATATGAGTTCAGCAATTCCGTCGGCGCCGCTGCCTGGACTCTCGCGACGTATGAAGCCGACGAACTTCTACGGACCGATACCCTCTCGCCGGAGCTGGACGGCAGCCTCCAGCGAGAATCGCGAGATGCTGCAGGACGATTGCTGAAGCGAACAAAGACCTACTACGGCACATACGGCTGGCTAGAGCGGCGCGAGTATACCGATGAGACGCAATTTCAAACCTGGTTTCGAGAGTACGAGTCCGCGCCCCAACAGCCGTGGTTGCTGAAAGTCGAGCGAGTTCCCAACGGCGCCTGGACTTTCTATACATACGACGCCGATAGCCGCGTTCTGTGGCAGGGTGGTCCATCGTCCGGTTACCCATCCTGCCCCACCGTTCCGAACACGTCGCAGGGACGATGGACACACTACAGTTACGATCAGTTGTCCGGCGACAGCGGCGATGATGACAACATGCCGCGCACCACGTCGACCTATGTCGATGGCACTTGGATTGCAAAGACGTATCAGTACACGCAGCTAGCGGGTACGGAGTTGACGTTCATTCGCGAGGAATGTCTGAGCGAGTCAGCGTCGGTCAGTAGTCCGACCAACCTCACAACGCGCACGACGTATCGCGATTACGGCAATCGCGTACTGAAGTCCTTGGCGTTTCCGGATGGTCGCGTGGACAGGCACGAGTACGACACGCCCGACTGGGCCCTCAAGCACGTGTGGCACTTGTATGCATCCGGCGGTAGCGAGCTTGCGGCTGACGGCAAGTCCACGGTCGAGGCGATAACCCGTGACGACAATGGACGAACCACGCTGACGCAACTGTGGCTGGCGCCGCTTTTCGGAACGCAGCTGACCAATGAACTGTCTTCGACGTCATACGATTATGATTCGGTGACAGGGAGACTGACTGACGTTGCTCATTCAAACGGAACTCATGCGAACACCGTGTGGAGTGGATGTTGCGGAACGCGCACGCACACCAGCGAGCTCGGGCTCAAGGAGACCACTGAGCATGATATTTTCGGTCGCCAGGTGTTGCACCGCCTGCACGGGTACGACGGAACACCCGATGTCGATACCGTCTTCGACTATTCCCAGTTTGTCGACGGATTCTCCGCGGTGGTGACCACGCGTTCCGGCGCCGTGACGAACCTCACGTCGCTCAGCACTACCGATCTCTCCGGGCGCGTGAAGAAGCACGTATCGGAGAATGGGGTGACGACGGATTACTTCTACGATACGCTTCCCGCCGGCGGGGTCGCGGTGACGGCGCTTCGGTCCGATGGAAGTGGAGAAAAAACCGAGTATTTCGCCGACGGCCGTGTTCACAAGGTGCTCAGCAGAAACAGCGACGGCAGCTATCGACTGGATCGCCAGTACGAGTACGGCGTCGAGGCGCTTCCGGGCACCGACTGCACTTACACGCGCGAATTCGACGGACCGCTCGGTGGAACGTCACCGCGATGGCGAACGACGTACTACGACGCGTGCGGCCGTGTCCGACGAGAGGCCCGTCCTTCCGCGGACGGCTCCTCCGCGGAGATCGTAACCGATTATTATTACTACACGGATAATGAGGGCTTTGGTGTAGGACAGGGGCGCGCAGCCCGTGGAAAACTGCGGCGCGTGGTGCGTCCCGGGCAGGCAGACCTTGTCTATGTGTATGACGAACTCGCAGACGTGTTCCGAACCGGCCTCGATTGCGACGGCGTCGCCGGACTGCAACGCGCCTCGGCGCACGATCGGATTACGGAAACGGAAACCAAGTTCGACGGAGACTGGCGTAAGACCACGACGACGCAGTATCTGAGCAGCGGTAGCAGTGACTCGACCGTAATCGGTATACGCCGCGAGAGGGTGAAGAACTGGCTCGAACCCAACCTCGTGAGGGAAACAGAGGAAGTGAGTGTCTTCGGCACCGGCGGCACCACTATCGCAAAGCAGTACAAAGTCGCCGACGCTCCGGTCGTTAATGACGTCGTCGATTATCCCGATGCAGCGACGAACGCTGTGCAGGTGACTGAGAACGGTCTGCTGAAGTCCACGACGTCCAAGAGCGGCGTGACCCAGACATTCGAGTATGACGATCTGAGGCGGCGCAAGTCATCGGCCGACTCTCGCACGAACTGGGCGACCTTCACCGCTTACAACGGCGCCGACGTTGACGCTGTCTACACGACTGTAGACAACCAGCCGGGCGGCACACGCCTTACAGACACGGTTTACGAGTATGACCCCACTACCAAGCGGCTTTCCGCGACGAAGCAACTTGACACGTCGGTCCAGCCGGCCGCGTATCGGTACACGCGATACGAGTACGCCTCTCGCGGTCAGGTCAAGCGCATGTGGGGTGACATACCGCAGCCGGTCGAATTCAGCTACGACGAGTTCGATCAGCGCACATCGCTGACCACGTTCCGTGGCGACGCGGCATGGAGTGGAGCGACCTGGCCGTCCGGAGTGTCCGGCGACACGACGACGTGGATTCTCGACGACGCGTCGGGCGTGCTGTTGCGCAAGGAGTATGCAGACGGGGAGGGGACAGACTTCACGTACCTCGCCGACGGACGGTTGAAGATCCGAACGTGGGCGCGCGGCGTCACAACCACGTACACCTATTTCGGAGAGTCAGGCGCTCCCGCGGGCGACGGAAACGAGCTTTGGAAAACCGACTATTCCGACGCGACGCCCGATGTGACGAACGTTCGTGACCGCGCCGGTCGCTTACTGAGCTCGTCGCAAACAGGCGGCCCAACCCACTCGTTCGATTACTCAGCCTGGCCGGGGATCGTCAAGGAGGTGATCAGCGGCGGCCCGTTTACGCGCGACTACGTCATCACGCGCCAGACGCCTGAAAACGAGTTTGGCAAGCTGAACGCGACGAAGGTCGGCACCACCGGCGATGAGAGCGCGGACTACTCCGCCAGTTATCTCTACGATGCCTCCACCGGCCGCATGAACCGCATCACCGGTCCGGGTCTGCCGGCGCAGAACGGCGGCGCGTTCTATTCCTACGTCGCCGGCAGCGACCTCGTCGGCACGCTTGAAGTGCGCGACACGAACGGAACCACTGTCAAACAGCGCACGACGCGGCAGTACGAGACGCCGCGCGACCTGATCGATTACATTGAAAATCGCTGGCAGCCGGCCGGGGCGAACGTGCTGGTCTCGAAGTACGACTACGTCAACGACTCGCTCGGCCGCCGGACCGATGTGGTCCACACCGGCACGGCTTTTTCCGCCGGGGCGCGGAGCGCGTGGGCGTACAATGACCGCCACGAGCTTGTTGGCCAGGACCGCTTCGCCAACACAACAATCGGCGATTCGTCCAACCCGGTCGATGAAGAGTTCTTCGACTACGACTATGATCCCATCGGCAGCCGCGAGACGGCCAGCAAGGGTCAGCAGACGCCGGCGATGGTGACGTACGCCCGCAACAACCTGAACCAGTACGTGCAGATCGACTCTGCCCAGGCCGCGCCGCGGAAGAATTTCACGCACGACGCGGACGGAAACCTGTCCGGCGAGTGGCTGACGGGCGACATGAATTGCGACGGCGTCGTAGACATCCTCGATCTGAACGCCTTCGTCCTGGCGATTCTCGACCCGGCGGCGTACGCCGCGCAATACCCGAACTGCAACCTGACCAGCGGCGACATCAATGGCGACGGGCTGGTGAACGTGCTCGATATCAATCCGTTTAACGATCTTCTGGGGTTGAAGGACGCGCCGACCGGTCTGAACATCCGCTACGTCTGGGACGGCGAGAACCGGCTGATTGAGGCCCGCCCGGCCGATGATGCCGCGATTCCCTCGGGCACGCTGCGCAGCTTCTACCGGTACGACTACGCGGGCCAACGCATCGAGAAGGAGGTCAAGACGTATGACGGTTCGTCATGGGGAACCTCGCCGGTAACGACGCGCACGCGCTACGTTCATGACGGCTGGCTGCTGCTGCTCGAACTTGACGGCCTGGCCAGCAACGCGATTGCGCGCAAGTACACCTGGGGCTTGGACCTCGCCGGGCTGAACGGCTCGGAAAACGACCGCACGTCCGCCGGCGGCATCGGGGGGCTGCTGGCGATGGAACAAGCCTCCGGCGTCCAATCCGGCTATTCCGGTGGTTATTTGTATTGCTACGACGCCAACGGCAACGTAACGCAGGTGCTCGACGCCGACGATGGCTCATCCGCCGTTAGGTACGAATACGATCCCTACGGCAATCGCGTGAACGCGTCCGCTAGCCCCGAACTCGACCAGCCATTCAGATTCAGCACGCGGCCGTTCGACACCGAGACCGGCTTTGGTTCGTGGCCATTTCGATACTACGACCCGAGGACGGGGAGGTGGTTGAGTCGCGATCCGCACCATGAACACGGCGGGGCGAACTTGTATCGAGACGTCGAGAACTCGCCGACCGATCTGATCGACCCGCTTGGCTTGGAAGCCATCGAGGTTGAATTCAACGCCTTCATTCCTGGGAGACTTGGGACTTGGCTACCCGAACCGGGCGGGGCCTTCGAGCTAGCTGAAGGCGGCGTGTTCTTCAAAACCGATGAACGGAGCTTTGGCGGCGGCGCATCCCGATTATTCACTCGCGTGACGATCGACTCCGACTCGATTGGGGCGGCTGCGTGCAAGAAATCAGGACCCACGATTGTAACGGATACGGGCACATCTCACCGCAAGATAACTCGGCGACTCACAACAGGGTATGGTCATGAATGGGACACTACATACTACGAGAAAAAGGCGGTGCAGACGTCCTCGTCTTCAACATTCCAGGGGAAGTGCAGTACGATAGTCTGTGTCACGGCCGCAGCGTCATATCCGTTCTCGATCGTGGCTCCGAATATAGACTACAGCATTTGTTGGCGGTTTACCGTCGCCGCGCGCAATACAGTCACAGTTTACGTATGGGGTAGCCATGACAAGTTTCCAAACTACGAAGCACTGATCAACCGACCCGCGTCATTAGGCCAGTACCGGTACGACACGCCGGGGAAAGGACCTGGTTTCTCCAATTTGTGGCTGGCAGGTCCAGTACGGTTCCAGGGTAGCGGTTACTCGATACTCGTTGACAATACGCCGGAGTGTTGTCCTGAATGA
- a CDS encoding S-adenosylmethionine decarboxylase, giving the protein MIVHQHGIVIATVARRPDEITCDDLRAFLSGFVRAIDMTQLFEPIAIKGKFGFTGIVGIVTSHIAFHYFDEGQTLHFDVYSCKSYHLRAVLRQLDAFWRVESADVLLIQRDTGPSVRRFRYASGDLKEIS; this is encoded by the coding sequence GTGATCGTACACCAACACGGAATCGTCATTGCGACGGTCGCTCGAAGGCCGGACGAAATCACATGCGATGATCTTCGAGCGTTTCTATCCGGCTTTGTGCGGGCGATCGACATGACTCAGCTTTTTGAGCCCATCGCGATCAAGGGAAAGTTCGGGTTTACTGGGATCGTCGGGATCGTGACCTCGCACATCGCGTTTCACTATTTTGACGAGGGCCAGACGCTTCATTTTGACGTCTACAGCTGCAAGTCATACCACCTTCGCGCGGTGCTTAGGCAGTTGGACGCGTTTTGGCGCGTGGAGTCCGCGGATGTTCTGCTGATTCAGCGTGATACCGGTCCGAGCGTGCGTCGTTTTCGGTACGCGTCGGGCGACCTAAAGGAGATCTCATGA
- a CDS encoding Flagellin N-methylase, protein MHRPSRLRCISQTESGGGSCQPCRPDEMSLLDVCRTCGGKCCVGRTLVLGTERERIIQFTRLDAMHYWADDVYFLERGACPYLKEGRCSVQDVKPLICRIFPFVPRVVAGEFWLFCVGECDAAHCLPAGFVEQARKLARAFFLGRDPLQYGRYWDENKLGDFDDARVVMRVRVFDAPPHEVSA, encoded by the coding sequence ATGCACCGACCATCCCGCCTGAGATGCATCAGCCAAACGGAGAGCGGCGGCGGAAGCTGCCAGCCGTGCCGGCCGGACGAGATGAGCCTGCTCGATGTGTGCCGGACGTGCGGGGGGAAGTGCTGCGTGGGCCGCACGCTCGTATTGGGGACGGAGCGGGAACGGATCATCCAATTCACGCGGCTTGATGCGATGCACTATTGGGCGGACGACGTGTACTTCCTGGAACGCGGCGCCTGCCCGTATCTCAAGGAAGGACGCTGCTCCGTCCAGGACGTCAAGCCGCTGATCTGCCGGATTTTTCCGTTCGTTCCGCGCGTCGTCGCGGGAGAATTCTGGCTTTTTTGCGTCGGGGAGTGCGACGCGGCCCACTGCCTGCCGGCGGGCTTCGTGGAGCAGGCGCGGAAACTCGCGAGGGCTTTCTTTCTTGGGCGCGATCCGCTTCAATATGGGCGCTACTGGGATGAGAACAAGCTTGGCGACTTCGACGATGCGCGCGTGGTGATGCGCGTGCGAGTGTTCGATGCACCGCCGCACGAGGTGTCTGCGTGA
- the ugpC gene encoding sn-glycerol-3-phosphate import ATP-binding protein UgpC, with protein MTCNFISKIYGSLRALAECSLAASAGELVVLLGPSGCGKTTLLRIIAGLEAPDSGSVLFDGEDRTAWPPQKRNVAMVFQSYALYPHRTVRGNIEYPLRVAGIGRAERAAQAEEVARLLGIEKLLDRWPGRLSGGEAQRVALARALVRRPSCFLLDEPLSSLDAQRRVAGRAEIRRIQRTFGVTTVYVTHDQDDAVALADRIAVMNQGRVEQCGTPTEILTNPASVFVASFVGDPPMNLMPGRIRAVDAGVVTIELEGGGATELALQRCPTVYPGQCVTVGARPHEISIEAGSTAAERDTDTLAWNARVELVEGVEPDLVVHCASPGGIALVRAPRRPAGGDVRLSCSASALRFFDVKTGLRIDKRCTDHPA; from the coding sequence GTGACATGCAATTTCATCTCAAAAATTTACGGGAGTCTCCGCGCGCTAGCCGAGTGTTCGCTCGCGGCATCCGCCGGCGAATTGGTCGTCCTCCTTGGTCCCTCCGGATGTGGAAAGACGACGCTCCTGCGCATTATTGCCGGACTGGAGGCGCCTGACAGCGGCAGCGTGCTGTTTGACGGCGAGGATCGCACCGCATGGCCGCCGCAGAAGCGGAACGTCGCGATGGTGTTTCAGAGCTACGCGCTCTATCCGCATCGAACGGTGCGGGGCAACATCGAGTATCCGCTTCGCGTGGCCGGAATCGGACGCGCTGAGCGAGCCGCGCAGGCGGAGGAGGTCGCGCGACTGCTGGGAATCGAGAAACTGCTCGATCGCTGGCCCGGCCGGCTCAGCGGCGGCGAGGCGCAGCGTGTAGCGCTGGCCCGCGCCCTGGTGCGCCGCCCCTCCTGTTTCCTGCTCGACGAGCCGCTCAGCAGCCTCGACGCCCAGCGTCGCGTCGCCGGGCGGGCGGAAATCAGGCGCATCCAGCGGACGTTCGGGGTGACCACGGTTTATGTTACGCACGACCAGGACGATGCAGTCGCGCTCGCCGATCGTATTGCTGTGATGAACCAGGGCCGAGTGGAACAGTGCGGCACGCCAACGGAGATACTCACCAATCCCGCCAGCGTTTTCGTTGCGTCGTTCGTGGGCGACCCGCCCATGAACCTGATGCCGGGGCGCATTCGCGCCGTGGACGCCGGCGTCGTCACGATCGAACTGGAGGGCGGCGGGGCGACCGAGCTCGCGCTTCAACGCTGCCCTACGGTCTACCCGGGCCAGTGCGTGACGGTGGGCGCTCGGCCGCATGAGATTTCGATAGAGGCGGGCTCGACGGCAGCGGAGCGGGACACCGATACCTTGGCCTGGAACGCCCGGGTTGAGTTAGTGGAGGGCGTGGAGCCGGACCTTGTGGTACATTGCGCAAGTCCGGGCGGAATCGCCCTTGTTCGCGCCCCCCGCCGACCTGCGGGCGGCGACGTCCGGCTCAGTTGTTCGGCCTCGGCGCTGCGGTTCTTTGACGTGAAGACCGGCTTGAGGATCGACAAGCGATGCACCGACCATCCCGCCTGA
- the ycjP gene encoding Inner membrane ABC transporter permease protein YcjP gives MSRRAGTLGGVTAALFGALLAGSVLFPIVWGALTSLKTRADALASPPRWLFEPTLTHYRAVLAQSGQLRPLLNSLLIASASAALALLLGVPLAYAASRRRFRGARTILLALMSVRMAPATTIALPLFLIFTRLQLIDSYAAIILVHAAVGLALATWVMKGFFDEIPTDIDEASLLDGSGRLMTLLAQVLPACLPGLVATAAFCFVNSWNEFFLALMLTGYQSRPLTVAIPGLVTPHGTYWGEVAAISTISVVPGLLFAIAARRFAVRELQGGMWS, from the coding sequence ATGAGCCGGCGGGCGGGTACGCTGGGCGGCGTGACGGCGGCGCTCTTCGGAGCGCTGCTCGCCGGGAGCGTCCTTTTTCCGATCGTCTGGGGCGCATTGACGTCGCTCAAAACGCGCGCCGACGCACTGGCCAGCCCGCCGCGGTGGCTCTTCGAACCGACCCTGACCCATTACCGCGCGGTCCTAGCCCAGAGCGGCCAACTGCGCCCGCTGCTGAATTCACTGCTGATCGCATCCGCCAGCGCCGCGCTGGCCCTTCTGCTCGGCGTGCCCCTGGCGTACGCCGCGTCACGCCGCCGCTTCCGCGGGGCGCGCACCATTCTGCTGGCGCTGATGAGCGTGCGCATGGCGCCTGCGACGACCATCGCGCTGCCGCTGTTTCTGATCTTCACGCGCTTGCAACTGATCGACTCCTATGCAGCCATCATATTGGTCCACGCTGCCGTGGGGTTGGCGCTGGCGACCTGGGTCATGAAGGGGTTCTTCGACGAGATTCCCACGGACATCGACGAAGCGTCCCTGCTGGATGGCAGCGGCCGGCTCATGACGCTGCTCGCACAGGTTCTGCCGGCCTGCCTTCCCGGCCTGGTTGCCACCGCAGCCTTCTGCTTCGTCAACTCCTGGAACGAGTTTTTCCTGGCCCTGATGCTGACCGGCTACCAGTCACGGCCGCTCACCGTCGCCATCCCTGGCCTCGTTACTCCTCACGGAACGTACTGGGGCGAGGTCGCGGCGATCAGCACCATTAGCGTGGTTCCCGGCCTGTTGTTCGCGATTGCAGCACGCCGCTTTGCCGTCCGGGAGCTACAGGGAGGAATGTGGTCATGA
- the ycjO gene encoding Inner membrane ABC transporter permease protein YcjO, with amino-acid sequence MLFLCAVFLGPFIYMLWLSFTNLSFATPEGSGEFIGIENYARAFSRQSTFMASSGRSLLFAALCVFPQVVIGLLFAELFVERERLQRWLSPILILPLLLPSVVVGLYWRLLLQGEFGPVSHYLAQLGFAGARGVLSSPETILVTLALIDLWQWGPFVCFFLLTARGALSKPPLEAAWADGASRIRAFFDVTLRRLAPAIFTVALIRAIESFKEFDKVYVLTGGGPGTASELVSLHVWRVAFKYWDFGYAAALCVILYLITYVAASATMPRLRAGVLR; translated from the coding sequence ATGCTCTTTCTTTGCGCAGTGTTTCTGGGACCGTTTATCTACATGCTGTGGCTTTCGTTCACGAATTTGAGCTTCGCAACACCCGAAGGGTCTGGCGAGTTTATCGGCATAGAGAACTATGCGCGGGCGTTTTCGCGGCAATCCACATTCATGGCTAGCAGCGGTAGGTCCCTGCTTTTCGCTGCTCTGTGTGTGTTTCCGCAGGTGGTGATTGGCTTGCTATTCGCGGAGCTGTTCGTCGAACGCGAGCGCCTGCAGCGATGGCTTTCGCCGATCCTGATTCTCCCACTGCTCCTGCCGTCGGTCGTGGTTGGACTGTATTGGCGCCTCCTGCTTCAAGGCGAGTTCGGCCCTGTCAGCCACTATCTGGCGCAACTCGGATTCGCCGGCGCGCGCGGGGTGTTGAGTTCGCCAGAGACAATTCTCGTCACGCTGGCGCTTATCGACCTGTGGCAGTGGGGGCCGTTCGTCTGCTTTTTCCTGCTAACGGCGCGCGGTGCGCTTTCAAAGCCGCCGCTCGAAGCCGCGTGGGCCGACGGCGCCTCGCGAATTCGGGCGTTCTTCGACGTGACGCTGCGCCGCCTCGCGCCGGCGATCTTCACGGTCGCCCTTATCCGCGCCATCGAGTCGTTCAAAGAGTTTGACAAGGTGTATGTTCTGACGGGCGGCGGCCCCGGAACAGCGTCCGAACTGGTCAGCCTTCACGTCTGGCGCGTGGCGTTCAAATACTGGGACTTCGGCTACGCCGCGGCCTTGTGCGTGATCCTGTATCTCATTACGTACGTCGCAGCGAGTGCAACCATGCCGCGCCTGCGGGCTGGAGTTCTAAGATGA